From one Streptomyces sp. ICC1 genomic stretch:
- a CDS encoding ABC transporter ATP-binding protein, whose amino-acid sequence MTTPDDRGSRRPGSDILRTAIRRNTGAMVWGTVLMGLYQAGETAFPIALGLIVEHTMRERSTEALVLSISALAVIITTVSLSWRYGMRILQKANTTEAHRWRVQVAACGLQPVARDVDLKSGEVLTIATEDADQTADIVEVVPMLISSSVSVLIAAVALSLADLRLGLLVMVGTALILSTLSVMSKRIGSSTKEQQARVARAGAKVADLITGLRPLHGFGGNHAAFRSYRKVSTEAKEQAITVARVNGVYTGTALGLNATLAASVTLTAGWLAFDGQINIGELVMAVGLAQFIMEPLRLFSDMPKYVMMARASAERMALVLSAPPVAAPGTARPAPGADLEIDCVRYASLQGLKFHVPAGEFTAIAVYQPRAAAELASILALNVPPAAYGGVVRIGGQDLAELSVEAVREHMLVNPYDGEIFAGTLRTNIDPSGTSRSVSEAVEASMLTDVVALHRQGLDHEVRDRGSNLSGGQRQRLSLARALAADSDVLVLRDPTTAVDAVTEQLVARNIAELRRGRTTVVITSSPALLDAADRVLVLDEGVVTAEGTHRELLATDPAYCLAVTR is encoded by the coding sequence ATGACAACTCCTGACGACCGGGGATCCCGCCGCCCGGGATCCGACATCCTCCGCACCGCCATACGCCGCAACACCGGTGCCATGGTCTGGGGCACCGTCCTCATGGGCCTGTACCAGGCGGGCGAGACCGCTTTCCCGATCGCGCTCGGCCTGATCGTCGAGCACACGATGCGCGAGCGGAGCACGGAGGCGCTCGTCCTCTCGATCTCCGCGCTGGCCGTGATCATCACGACCGTGTCGCTGTCGTGGCGGTACGGGATGCGCATCCTGCAGAAGGCCAACACGACCGAGGCCCACCGCTGGCGGGTGCAGGTCGCGGCCTGCGGCCTCCAGCCGGTGGCCCGGGACGTGGACCTCAAGTCCGGCGAGGTGCTCACCATCGCCACCGAGGACGCCGACCAGACCGCCGACATCGTCGAGGTCGTGCCGATGCTGATCAGCTCCTCGGTCTCGGTGCTGATCGCGGCGGTCGCGCTGAGCCTGGCGGACCTGCGGCTCGGCCTGCTCGTCATGGTGGGAACGGCCCTGATCCTGTCTACCCTCAGCGTGATGTCCAAGCGGATCGGCAGCAGCACCAAGGAGCAGCAGGCCCGGGTGGCGCGGGCGGGGGCGAAGGTCGCCGACCTGATCACCGGTCTGCGCCCGCTGCACGGCTTCGGCGGCAACCACGCGGCCTTCCGGTCGTACCGGAAGGTCAGTACGGAGGCGAAGGAGCAGGCGATCACCGTCGCTCGCGTCAACGGCGTCTACACGGGCACCGCGCTGGGCCTGAACGCGACCCTCGCGGCCTCGGTGACCCTGACGGCCGGCTGGCTGGCCTTCGACGGGCAGATCAACATCGGCGAGCTCGTCATGGCCGTGGGCCTGGCGCAGTTCATCATGGAACCCCTCCGGCTGTTCTCGGACATGCCGAAGTACGTGATGATGGCCCGCGCTTCGGCGGAGCGGATGGCCCTGGTGCTCTCCGCCCCGCCGGTGGCGGCCCCGGGGACGGCGCGCCCGGCCCCCGGCGCGGACCTGGAGATCGACTGCGTCCGGTACGCGTCCCTCCAGGGCCTGAAGTTCCACGTCCCGGCGGGGGAGTTCACGGCGATCGCGGTCTACCAGCCGCGGGCGGCGGCGGAACTCGCGTCGATCCTGGCCCTGAACGTGCCGCCGGCCGCGTACGGGGGAGTGGTGCGGATCGGCGGGCAGGACCTCGCGGAACTGTCGGTCGAGGCGGTGCGCGAGCACATGCTGGTGAACCCGTACGACGGGGAGATCTTCGCGGGGACGCTGCGCACGAACATCGACCCGTCGGGCACCAGCCGTTCGGTGTCCGAGGCCGTCGAGGCGTCCATGCTGACCGATGTCGTCGCCCTGCACCGGCAGGGACTCGACCACGAGGTCCGCGACCGCGGCTCGAACCTCTCCGGGGGGCAGCGTCAGCGGCTGTCGCTGGCGCGGGCCCTGGCCGCGGACTCCGACGTGCTCGTCCTGCGCGACCCGACGACGGCCGTGGACGCGGTCACCGAGCAGCTCGTCGCACGCAACATCGCGGAGCTGCGCCGGGGCCGCACCACCGTCGTCATCACGAGCAGCCCGGCCCTGCTGGACGCCGCCGACCGGGTCCTCGTCCTGGACGAGGGGGTCGTCACCGCCGAGGGCACCCATCGCGAACTGCTGGCCACCGACCCGGCGTACTGCCTGGCGGTGACGCGGTGA